Proteins co-encoded in one Strix uralensis isolate ZFMK-TIS-50842 chromosome 2, bStrUra1, whole genome shotgun sequence genomic window:
- the P2RY6 gene encoding P2Y purinoceptor 6 yields MANLTALMGTRRNSCTFHEEFKQILLPLVYSVVFTVGLPLNAVVIGQIWVARKALSRTMIYMLNLAMADLLYVCSLPLLIYNYTQKDYWPFGDFTCKFVRFQFYTNLHGSILFLTCISVQRYLGICHPLASWHKKKGKKLTWLVCAAVWFIVIAQCLPTFLFASTGTQRNRTVCYDLSPPDRSAAYFPYGITLTVTGFLLPFMAILACYCNMARILCQKDELIGLAVHKRKDKAVRMIIIVVIVFSISFFPFHLTKTIYLIVRSSPVLPCPDLQAFAIAYKCTRPFASMNSVLDPILFYFTQRKFRESTRYLLDKMSSKWRHDHCITYGS; encoded by the coding sequence ATGGCCAACTTGACGGCCCTCATGGGCACCAGGAGGAACTCATGCACCTTCCACGAGGAGTTCAAGCAGATCCTCCTGCCCCTGGTCTACTCAGTGGTGTTCACAGTGGGGTTGCCCTTGAATGCCGTGGTCATCGGACAGATCTGGGTGGCCCGGAAGGCGCTCAGCCGCACCATGATCTACATGCTGAACCTGGCCATGGCTGACCTGCTCTATGTCTGTTCCCTCCCACTCCTCATCTACAACTACACCCAGAAGGATTATTGGCCTTTCGGGGACTTCACCTGCAAATTCGTCCGCTTTCAGTTCTACACCAACCTACACGGCAGCATCCTCTTCCTCACCTGCATCAGCGTCCAGCGGTACCTGGGCATCTGCCACCCCTTGGCCTCGTGGCAcaagaagaaggggaagaagcTGACATGGCTGGTATGCGCTGCGGTGTGGTTCATCGTCATCGCCCAGTGCCTGCCCACCTTCCTCTTCGCTTCCACTGGCACCCAGAGGAACCGGACTGTCTGCTACGACCTGAGCCCACCAGATCGCTCCGCCGCCTACTTCCCCTACGGCATCACCCTCACCGTCACCGGCTTCCTGCTCCCCTTCATGGCAATCCTCGCCTGCTACTGCAACATGGCCCGGATCCTGTGCCAGAAGGACGAGCTGATTGGCTTGGCGGTGCACAAGAGGAAGGACAAAGCCGTACGTATGATCATCATCGTGGTCATTGTCTTCTCCATCAGTTTCTTCCCCTTCCACCTCACCAAGACCATCTACCTGATCGTCCGTTCCTCACCCGTCCTGCCCTGCCCGGATCTCCAGGCATTTGCCATTGCCTACAAGTGCACGCGTCCCTTCGCCAGCATGAACAGTGTCCTCGACCCCATCCTCTTCTACTTCACCCAGCGCAAGTTTCGTGAGAGCACCCGTTACCTCCTTGACAAGATGAGCTCCAAATGGCGGCATGACCATTGCATTACCTATGGCTCCTAG